A single genomic interval of Eurosta solidaginis isolate ZX-2024a chromosome 3, ASM4086904v1, whole genome shotgun sequence harbors:
- the Spt5 gene encoding transcription elongation factor SPT5 — translation MSDSEASNASESGSEEGSLSSNKSQRSARSRSRSRSRSVFRSRSRSGTRSKSPSRSRSRSRSRSRSRSASRSRSRSVASGSEEGSPTRNRQRKSRSRSGDEEPEDGEDLDGDEVDSEYDEEEEEDEDGRPRNKKKKKERFGGFIIDEAEVDDEVDEDDEWEEGANELGIVGNEIDELGPTARDIEIRRRGTNLWDTQKEDEIEEYLRKKYADESVVKRHFGDGGEEMSDEITQQTLLPGIKDPNLWMVKCRIGEEKATALLLMRKFLTYLNTDDPLQIKSVVAPEGVKGYIYLESYKQTHVKTAIDNVGNLRMGKWKQEMVPIKEMTDVLKVVKEQVGLKVKQWVRLKRGLYKDDIAQVDYVDLAQNQVHLKLLPRIDYTRMRGALRTTASESDDFKRRRKRRPAAKPFDPEAVRAIGGEVHSDGDFLLFEGNRYSRKGFLYKNFTMSAILIDGVKPTLAELERFEEQPEDVNLEIVAGSKDDPASTHSFSMGDNVEVCVGDLENLQAKIIAIDGGMITVMPKHQDLKDPLIFKAMELRKFFKTGDHARVLAGRYEGETGLIIRVEPMRIVLVSDLTNHELEVLPRDLQLCSDVATGVDCLGQFQWGDLVQLDPQNVGVIVRLERENFHVLGMHGKVIECKPTALHKRRENRNTIALDADQNQIRRRDIVKVMEGPHAGRSGEIKHLYRSLAFLHCRMYTENGGIFVCKTRHLQLAGGSKSQANSAGTLGGFGFMSPRIQSPMHPSGGRGGRGGSRGGRGGFRVTRDREILGKTIKISGGPYKGVVGIVKDATESTARVELHTSCQTISVDRNHIAMVGMPGKEGGSVSTYGRTPARTPGYGSQTPVYAAAGSKTPLLGNQTPNWDSEGRTPYSAAMTPSHDGSMTPRHGAWDPSIANTPARTNDFDYTLEEPSPSPGYNPSTPGYQMNTQFAPQTPGTLYGSDRSYSPFNPSPSPTPSPYPVGYMNTPSPSNYSPNTPGGNPQSPYNPQTPGASLDSPIGDWCTTDIEVKIHTHDDADLVGQTGIIRTVSNGVCSVFLRQEDRSVSIVSEHLAPVLPEVGDEFKVIYGDERESVGKVRSVSDKDTSVCQINDEIKLLPTAYLCKMKSID, via the exons ATGTCTGATTCTGAAGCTAGTAATGCATCCGAAAGTGGATCGGAAGAAGGATCCTTAAGTTCGAACAAATCGCAACGTAGTGCACGCTCACGCTCTCGTTCACGTTCCCGTTCAGTGTTTAGGTCGCGATCCAGATCAGGCACTCGATCCAAATCACCATCTAGGTCGCGTTCACGTTCGCGTTCCAGATCACGCTCACGATCAGCATCACGTTCTCGGTCACGTTCAGTTGCGTCCGGTTCGGAAGAGGGCAGTCCAACGCGCAATAGGCAACGTAAAAGTCGTAGCCGTTCGGGCGATGAGGAACCCGAAGATGGTGAAGATCTTGATGGAGATGAGGTTGACTCTGAATATGATGAGGAAGAGGAAGAAGACGAAGATGGGCGCCCaagaaataagaagaagaagaaggagcGCTTTGGTGGTTTCATTATAGACGAGGCTGAAGTCGATGACGAG GTCGATGAAGACGATGAGTGGGAAGAAGGTGCCAACGAATTGGGTATAGTGGGTAATGAAATCGATGAATTGGGACCGACTGCACGAGATATAGAAATACGCCGTCGTGGCACTAATCTATGGGA CACTCAAAAAGAAGATGAAATCGAGGAGTATTTACGGAAGAAATATGCCGACGAATCTGTGGTTAAAAGACATTTTGGTGATGGTGGTGAAGAAATGTCCGATGAAATCACACAGCAAACCCTACTGCCAGGAATTAA AGACCCTAACTTATGGATGGTTAAATGTCGCATTGGTGAAGAAAAAGCTACTGCTCTACTTTTGATGCGCAAATTTCTAACATATTTGAATACGGACGATCCCTTGCAAATAAAATCTGTTGTAGCACCAGAAGGAGTAAAGGGGTATATATATTTAGAATCATATAAGCAAACACATGTAAAAACTGCTATTGATAATGTGGGCAATTTGCGCATGGGAAAATGGAAACAAGAAATGGTACCGATTAAGGAAATGACTGATGTTTTAAAAGTCGTAAAGGAGCAAGTTGGATTAAAAGTTAAACAATGGGTACGACTAAAACGTGGTCTATATAAGGATGATATTGCGCAAGTGGATTATGTGGATCTGGCACAAAATCAAGTACATTTAAAATTGTTGCCCAGAATTGATTATACACGTATGCGTGGCGCTCTTAGGACTACAGCATCG GAATCCGATGACTTTAAACGTCGCAGAAAACGCAGACCTGCTGCAAAACCATTCGATCCGGAGGCTGTACGTGCTATTGGTGGGGAAGTACATTCCGATGGTGACTTTTTGCTTTTTGAAGGAAATCGTTATTCACGCAAAGGCTTCctgtataaaaattttacaatgtCAGCAATTTTGATTGATGGCGTGAAACCAACATTAGCAGAATTGGAACGATTCGAGGAGCAGCCAGAAGACGTTAACTTGGAAATTGTTGCTGGTTCCAAAGACGATCCAGCAAGTACACATTCATTCTCTATGGGCGACAACGTTGAAGTTTGCGTGGGTGATTTAGAAAATTTACAAGCAAAAATTATAGCTATAGATGGTGGCATGATAACAGTAATGCCAAAGCATCAAGATCTTAAA GATCCATTAATTTTCAAAGCAATGGAACTCCGTAAATTCTTTAAAACTGGTGATCATGCCAGAGTTTTGGCTGGACGTTACGAAGGCGAAACTGGTTTAATTATACGTGTTGAACCCATGCGTATTGTATTGGTATCTGATTTGACAAATCACGAACTAGAAGTATTGCCCCGTGATTTGCAACTTTGCTCTGACGTAGCGACTGGTGTCGATTGTTTGGGTCAGTTTCAATGGGGCGATCTTGTACAGCTTGA TCCACAAAATGTTGGTGTTATTGTACGTTTAGAACGTGAGAACTTCCATGTTTTGGGTATGCATGGCAAAGTAATTGAATGCAAACCTACAGCACTGCATAAGCGTAGAGAGAATCGCAATACAATTGCTTTGGATGCCGATCAAAATCAGATAAGACGACGGGACATAGTAAAAGTCATGGAGGGCCCACATGCT GGACGTTCAGGCGAAATAAAACATCTCTATCGCAGTTTAGCCTTCTTGCATTGTCGTATGTACACAGAAAATGGTGGCATATTTGTTTGTAAGacacgtcatttacaattggctgGCGGTAGTAAGAGTCAAGCTAATAGTGCTGGCACACTTGGCGGTTTCGGTTTTATGTCGCCACGTATACAATCGCCAATGCACCCATCGGGTGGCCGTGGCGGACGTGGAGGTAGCAGAGGTGGACGTGGCGGCTTCAGAGTAACACGGGATCGCGAAATATTAggaaaaactattaaaattagCGGTGGACCATATAAAG GCGTTGTTGGCATTGTTAAGGATGCCACTGAGAGTACAGCACGTGTGGAGTTACATACTTCGTGTCAAACTATATCTGTTGACCGTAATCATATTGCAATGGTTGGTATGCCTGGAAAAGAGGGTGGCAGCGTGTCTACATATGGCCGTACACCAGCACGTACACCTGGCTATGGCTCACAGACCCCAGTGTATGCTGCGGCTGGTTCGAAGACACCATTGCTAGGCAATCAAACACCCAATTGGGATTCAGAGGGTCGTACACCTTATAGCGCTGCAATGACACCATCACATGATGGCAGCATGACACCACGTCATGGCGCTTGGGATCCTAGTATTGCTAATACACCAGCACGCACAAATGATTTTGACTACACACTTGAGGAACCTAGCCCAAGTCCTGGTTATAATCCCA GTACACCAGGTTATCAAATGAATACACAATTTGCACCACAAACACCAGGAACTTTATATGGCTCAGATCGTAGTTACAGTCCATTCAATCCAAGTCCTAGTCCAACACCATCACCATATCCAGTGGGTTATATGAATACACCATCGCCATCTAATTATTCCCCAAATACACCAGGAGGTAATCCACAATCACCGTATAATCCGCAAACACCAGGTGCAAGTTTGGATTCACCAATTGGTGATTGGTGTACCACAGATATTGAAGTTAAAATTCATACACATGACGATGCTGATTTAGTTGGACAAACAGGCATTATACGAACTGTATCAAATGGTGTTTGCTCTGTATTCTTGCGTCAAGAAGATCGCAGTGTATCGATTGTAAGTGAACATTTGGCACCGGTACTACCAGAAGTAGGCGATGAATTCAAAGTAATTTATGGTGACGAGAGGGAATCGGTTGGTAAGGTGCGTTCAGTGTCTGATAAGGATACTAGCGTTTGTCAGATTAATGATGAAATCAAATTGCTTCCAACAGCTTATTTATGCAAAATGAAATCTATTGATTAA